Sequence from the Abditibacteriaceae bacterium genome:
TCAGCAGCTTGTTGGGCGACCGCACGTTCGGTGTGCAAACGGTAGCGCCAGAGAATCTTGCCGTCGGTCGGAGAAAGCGCCACCAACATTCCGTTGCGCGTGCCGACTAAAACCGCGTTTGGCAACGCGAGGGGCGTGCCGGTGAGCGGTGCTTCCACTTCGGTTTTCCACAGCGTTTCGCCATCTTCGGCATTGACGGCGAAGAACTGGCCGCGCGCCGTCCCTGCGAAAATAACCTGTTTGCCATTCACTTCACGCACTGCAATAGGAGGCAAAAGCGGCGTTTTTAAATCGGTGCGCCATTTGGGCTGGCCATCAGCTTCAAAAACCGCAACAAGCTCGTTATTCACTTGCGCGATAACCGAATCGCCGACAGGCACCGGCGATTGATAAGCCGTTGCGCGCAGATTCGATTGCCACGAAACCGAGCCATCTTCGAGCGACACGGCGTAAAGACTTTTGTCTTGGGCGGCAATAAAAGCTGTGCGGCCATCGCGCGAAATGGACGGAGTGGAAGTCGGCGTTGCACCGGTGCGCCCAATGCGAACATCGAAATCTTCGACCTTTGTGCCATCAAGCCCGAATGCATACAAGTGCCCCGTTGAAGTGGCTTGCAGCAAGCGCGGGCCGGCTGCGAGACGCACGGGAACCGGAGCAATTCCCGCAACCGGAGCACGAGTTTCGGCAGTCCAGACGACGGTGCCATCGCTGGCGCGCATCGCGTTGATGGTGCCGGATGTTGTTGTCACTAGAACCAAATCGCCACCATCATTGCCTTCAAGAAGCGAAATCGGCGCGCGGGCATAAGCCGTGAGCGAGGTTTTCCATAGCTGCGTGCCGCTGGCGGCGTCGATGCAATGAATGGCGCGACCCGTCGAGAAGTAAACGCGGCGGAGAGAAGCCGGCCCCGAAACAAGCGGAGAAGTCGGATTGCCCTGCGCAGCCTCATCCGAAGAATAACGCCAGATGAGATTGACCGGGAAAGCAACGCGCGCATTGCTGGATCCGGTTTGATGCACGTCGCCTTTGAAGGTCGTCCAACGCGAGGTCGAGCCATTTGCTGTGCCAGCGACAGGCGCTGCATCCTGAGCGTGGGCGATGTTGCCCAACGCGAAAAACGGAACCACCCAAAGAAAACGAAAACGGGTCATGAGTTCTCCTAAACAACGGTGAAACAACAGAAGTACGGTCGATTTCGACCGTACTTCATTCTTTTACATCAATCCGGGGCGTCCCTGACGTTCACGCACATTGTAACCTTGCGGAACTTGAAACAGCGCATCGGCCAGTGGCGTGTCGCGGCGATAATTGCTCCACGTTACCACGCCATTCATGTTCTTCGACTTGGCTTCCAAACGCAGCGGAAGAGCGTCGCCGCGCCGCAGCCAAGCTTTGACGTCGGTTCCGCGGCCCATGGCGTTTTTCGCTAGCAGAATATCGGTTAATGTGCCGCCGACTTTTTGCGTTCCAATGGACTTCGCACCGCGTGCTTTGAGCTGAGCGCGAATCGCCGATGGATTTCGCAAAAGCGCCTGCAAATCGAAGCGCGAACTGCTCCATTTGTCGTTTTTCCAGCGAACACCTGCTTTCGACGCAGGAATCAGCTTATAAAGATAAGGCGGCGCAGCAAGAAAGATGACGTTCTGTTCGCCCATGCGCGTTTCCAGACGCACGCGATTGCCTTTGGCTAAAACGCGTGACGTGAGCGACTGCGCATTGCCACCCGATGTTAGGCGTGCGGCGACATTAAACGACAGTGTCGACGCTTTGGGTGCTGCGATACCCGAACCGGTTGTGGCGAGTGCCAACGAGAGCGCGGCTGCCGCGCGAAAAAACAGTTTCACAAAAACTCCTGGAACGGATATAAAATAGCCGATTGCACGCTGCGGCACAATTGAAAACCGCAATTAAGGAGTGAAATCGGCATCGTTCACGCTCCAAGACGAAGCAGAGCGGCACACGTTCACCGCACGACAAAGTTTCTCGATGAATTCCACTTCTCCTTACGATGTCCTGATTTGCGGTCTGCTGGGCGTTGAATACGCGCTCTGGCTTGACGCCGCGCCACGCGGCGGAACAACCTGTGCTATCGAGCGCGAAACACGCGAAGCAGGCGGTATCGCACTTTTGACAGCGCTCGAACTCGCAGGTCGCGGCGCGCGTGTCGCACTTACCGGCAATGCTATCGGCGACGATTCCAACGGACGCGTGGTGTTGCGCGCTCTTGAGCAACCAAATCTTTCGTGTTTTGCGCCGTGCGTTGCCAGTGTTGAAACGCCGTATTGGGTTTCACTCCAGACACCAAACGCGAAACCATCGATTTTGTCACGCTGGA
This genomic interval carries:
- a CDS encoding PQQ-binding-like beta-propeller repeat protein produces the protein MTRFRFLWVVPFFALGNIAHAQDAAPVAGTANGSTSRWTTFKGDVHQTGSSNARVAFPVNLIWRYSSDEAAQGNPTSPLVSGPASLRRVYFSTGRAIHCIDAASGTQLWKTSLTAYARAPISLLEGNDGGDLVLVTTTSGTINAMRASDGTVVWTAETRAPVAGIAPVPVRLAAGPRLLQATSTGHLYAFGLDGTKVEDFDVRIGRTGATPTSTPSISRDGRTAFIAAQDKSLYAVSLEDGSVSWQSNLRATAYQSPVPVGDSVIAQVNNELVAVFEADGQPKWRTDLKTPLLPPIAVREVNGKQVIFAGTARGQFFAVNAEDGETLWKTEVEAPLTGTPLALPNAVLVGTRNGMLVALSPTDGKILWRYRLHTERAVAQQAADTGRGGRGGRNQRRDDGLVASRVAPEMRVYAITSAPAAVDGQIYVIGDNAALYALDSMPFDAEAPRAINPSIAVRGAEGAFISQRASSARPVLIPGRAPVHFTTELSDPGSGIDTASIRVSLNGVELPKNKIVFQPATGLLTAILADVDPGQNVVLPDAVYSVSVVARDLRGNILTTSASFTVDKSMPAPTQRPRFQRGGGDGEDGGRGRRGEEEQPLPEPGIGEEEQPVPTPEGEEI